The Dictyoglomus sp. region AAAACTAGAAGAAAAGGTAGGGATTGGTGCTTATTCGGTTATTGGAAATAACGTAAGGATTGGTAAGGAGACAAAGATAGGTGCAGGTGTTATTATAGGAAATAATGTTTTTATCGGAGAAAACTGCATAATATATCCTAAGGTGGCTATATATGATTATTGCTATATAGGAAATAATGTCATAATTCACTCAGGATGTGTTATAGGTAGTGATGGGTTTGGATATGTTTGGGATGGAAAAAATCATGTTAAAATTCCTCATATAGGAAAGGTTGTTATAGAAGATGATGTAGAGATAGGTGCTAATTGTACCATAGATAGAGGAACCTTAGGCGAGACAAGAATAGGAAAGGGGACAAAAATAGATAATCTTGTGACTATTGCTCACAATGTAAAAATTGGAGAAAAATGTGTTATTGTTGGACAAACAGGAATTGCTGGAAGCAGTGAAATAGGAAATAATGTAATAATTGCAGGACAAAGTGGAATTTCTGATCATGTTAAGATTGGAGATAGAGTAGTTATTCTTGCAAGAGCAGGTGTAACTAAAGATATTCCAGATGGTTCAATAGTTTCTGGATTTCCTGCAAGGCCCCATAAGGAAGAATTAAAATTGCAGAGTTTATTAAGAAAACTTCCTGAAATATGGGAAAAAGTTAAAAAATTATAATATAAATGAACTTTCAAAGAACTATTAAAAAAGAGATTAAAATTAAAGGCTATGGACTTCATAAAGGAAAAGAGACAGAATTAGTCTTTTTAAAAGCTCCAGAAAATACAGGTATAATTTTCATAAAAGATTATGAAGAAGTTCCAGCTTTTGTAGACTATGTTGTGGATACACAACGTGGAGTTTCCTTGGGGAAGAACAATGTAAGAATAATGACTGTAGAACATCTTTTATCTGCTATTTATAGTTTAAAAATTTCTAATTTATTTATTCTTGTGAAAGGAGAAGAAATCCCTATTTTAGATGGGAGTTCTCTTCCTTTTATAGATGTTTTTAAAAAAGTTGGTATATTAATACAGGAATCTCCTCTAAAAATATATGACTTGGAAAAACCAATATTAGAGAAAGAAGGCAGAGGTTTAATTCTCCTTTTTCCCTCTTCTTCCTTTGCTGTTACCTCTGTAATATCTTTCCCTAATACAATACTTTATTGGCAAAAATTTACCATTAAGGATCTAGATAGTTATGAAAAGGAAATTGCCTTTGCAAGAACCTTTGGCTTTTGGTATGAAATTGATGAATTAAGAAAAAGAGGATTAATAAGAGGTGGAAGTTTAGAAAATGCTCTTTTAGTAGGAGCGAAGGGATATGAAAATAAACCAAGATCTTTAGATGAACCTGTAAGACATAAAATTCTTGATATATTAGGAGATTTTGCTTTACTTGGGGGATATTTAAGAGCTAATATCTACGCTCTTTCTTCTGGGCATGCCTTGCATGTAAAAGTTGTTAAAAGGCTTTTACAAGAAAAACTTTTAAGGGGGATTTTTGAATGACCGTGGATATTTTTAAAATTCTTCCTCATAGATATCCCTTTTTGATGATAGATCGAATTCTAGAATGGAAGAAAGGAGAAAGTATTAAAGCCATAAAAAATGTGTCTATAAATGAGCATTTTTTTATGGGGCATTTTCCTGAAAAACCTGTGATGCCAGGTGTCTTAATAATTGAAGCTCTAGCACAATCTGCTGGTATACTTATGTTTCTTTCTTTTGCTGAAGAGAATAAGAACTATATAGCCTATCTTACTGGTGTGAATAATATGAAATTTAAAAAACAG contains the following coding sequences:
- the lpxD gene encoding UDP-3-O-(3-hydroxymyristoyl)glucosamine N-acyltransferase — encoded protein: MWLKEIAEIIEGELKGENCFIERVSDWKDAGENDLIFVFDEKDFYKAEETKARALVVPKVEFSSKKPLIMVENPRLAMAKILRYFDWRNFSEGIHPTVILGENIKLEEKVGIGAYSVIGNNVRIGKETKIGAGVIIGNNVFIGENCIIYPKVAIYDYCYIGNNVIIHSGCVIGSDGFGYVWDGKNHVKIPHIGKVVIEDDVEIGANCTIDRGTLGETRIGKGTKIDNLVTIAHNVKIGEKCVIVGQTGIAGSSEIGNNVIIAGQSGISDHVKIGDRVVILARAGVTKDIPDGSIVSGFPARPHKEELKLQSLLRKLPEIWEKVKKL
- the lpxC gene encoding UDP-3-O-acyl-N-acetylglucosamine deacetylase codes for the protein MNFQRTIKKEIKIKGYGLHKGKETELVFLKAPENTGIIFIKDYEEVPAFVDYVVDTQRGVSLGKNNVRIMTVEHLLSAIYSLKISNLFILVKGEEIPILDGSSLPFIDVFKKVGILIQESPLKIYDLEKPILEKEGRGLILLFPSSSFAVTSVISFPNTILYWQKFTIKDLDSYEKEIAFARTFGFWYEIDELRKRGLIRGGSLENALLVGAKGYENKPRSLDEPVRHKILDILGDFALLGGYLRANIYALSSGHALHVKVVKRLLQEKLLRGIFE
- the fabZ gene encoding 3-hydroxyacyl-ACP dehydratase FabZ → MTVDIFKILPHRYPFLMIDRILEWKKGESIKAIKNVSINEHFFMGHFPEKPVMPGVLIIEALAQSAGILMFLSFAEENKNYIAYLTGVNNMKFKKQVLPGDVLVLEVKLKQKLRKIFKFEGVAKVGDDIVAGGEITLALGE